TAGTATAACTACAACATTCTACAACATTGAAGAagttcaaaatcaaattgaattgtAATTGAATGGAAGTTGCACTCATCACCTCCATACTAGAAGAATCATGAAGTGCATTGGAAGCTTCAAGATTGATGACTAAGCTTAATAAAGAATTTTCAAGATGTGCTAGAAATTACAAGAAGATTACTTATTTGAATAGTCAAAGTAAGAAGCAAAGTTGGATAAGTATATCTATCAAGAAGCTAGTAGAATCATAAATTTTTAGCATAAAACtttgcctatataaaggcacATATGCCTTATGTATTTTGTATGTTCcataaaatgaaaaagatatgattatgTGAAGTCCTTCTTGTTCTATTATCTCATATGAGTATTGGTGAGTTTGAgagatgaaaaatatgataGCGTCGTTTATATGAGTGAGTGATCCTAGGGCCAATAAAGTGTGGGTATTTTACTtacaattggtatcagagctggTTAATCCAGCGCCTGGTGTTTGAGAGTTTGTGAGGTGTGAGAGAGTTCTCACATAGTTGTTTATTCATAGAGTCAGTATGGCAAACACTTTTAATATTGTGTGGTCCGGTCCCAAGTTAGATGGAAAACTTGATTATAGTTATTGGGAGATTTTGATGTCCACCCATTTGAAGGCCCATAACCTGTGGAATTTCATTGAACCAGGTTTGCAAGAAAGAGCAGATGCTGCCCAACAAAGGAGAGATCAATTGGCGCTATCTCAAATTCATCAAGGAGTAGATTATATGGTGTTTGGCAAAATAGCAAATGCCAAAAGTGCAAAGGAAGCATGGAACACGTTGAAGCTGTCATACAAAGGCGTAGATAAAGCTCAGAAAGCAAAACTACAGTCTTTAAGAATAGAATTTGAAAGGTATGAGATGTCTAGCTCAGAAACCGTTGAGCAATATTTTACTCGTGTTACAGATCTTGTCAATAAGATGAGAGTCTATGGAGAAGATATGCCCGATAGCAAAGTGGTGGAGAAAATTCTTCGCACCATGCCGATGAAGTATGACCATGTGGTGTCTACGATACTAGAATCCCACGATATGGATACTATGACGATTGCAGAGTTGCAAGGAACCATGGAAAGCCACATCAGTAGAATACTGGAGAAGTCAGAAAAATCAACCGAGGAAGCCCTGAAAAGCCGAGTGAATTTCAACAACGTTGCAGAATCAAGCCGTACACAAGAAGGACGAGGTCGTGGTTTTAATTTTCACAGTAGAGGCAGAGGAAGTTTTAGAGGTAGAAGTCGTGGCAATTACAACCAAGGAAGTTACAACAATTTTACACCACCTAATCAAGGAAGAGGTGGAACGAATTTCAGGTCTATCAACCGAGGAAGAGGTCGAAGTAATTTTTATCAAGAAAAAACCAATTTCAATTGCTTTCATTGTGGAAAGTATGGACACAAAGCAGCAGATTGCAGATTCAAAATAGTGAATAACAATCAAGCACGCATTGCAGAAAAATAGCATCAAAATACTGATGACAATCCGGGTACTCagactttattttttacaagTAATTCATGTGCTGAAGATGAAAATATATGGTACTTGGATAATGCTTGCAGTAATCATATGTCTGGTAGAAAGGAGTTATTTTCTTCATTAGATGATTCAGTTAAACTATTATTGAAGTTTGGTAATAGTACAAAGATCCCTATTGAAGGAAAAGGGCACATACCAATTAGATTGAAAGATGGTTCTCTGAGTTATATTTCTGATGTTTTCTATGCTCCTGAACTTGATTACAATTTACTGAGTATGAGACAATTATCTGAGAAGGGATATAAGATGATAACTTATCGTGGATATTGCACTGTATTTGACAACAATGGAAGGTTCATTGATAAAGCAAAGATGACTTCAAACAGAATATTTTCGTTAAAAATTCAACATGTTAATCCCTCTTGCATGAGTTCTGTGATACTTGATAATAACTGGTTGTGGCATATGCGGTTTgggcatttttatttttcttgcctAAACTACCTGTCAAGAAAAGGACTTGTTTCTGGTCTACCACGGATTCATATTCCCAATTGTGTTTGTGAGATTTGTCAACTGGGAAAGAAGCACAGAGATCCATTCCCTACAGGAAAGTCATGGAAAGATAGAAGATTACTTGAAATTGTGCATTTAGATCTATGTTTTGTAGAAGTTCCAAGTAATGGTGGTAGCAGGTACTTTAtcacttttattgatgattttagTAGATATACATGGGTATACTTTCTGAAGCAGAAATCAGAAGCATGTGATACCTTCAAGACATTCAAGGTGTTTGTCGAAAAACAAAGTGGctataaaatcaaaattttcagAACAGACAGAGGAACAGAATATCTTGCGTGTTCAGAATACTTTAAGCAACACGGAATTCAACACCAACTAACAACTAGATACactcctcaacaaaatggagttgttgaaagaaaaaatagaacCATCATGGATATGGTTAGATGCATGCTCAAGTCAAAACAAATGCCTAAAGAGTTTTGGGCAGAAGCAGTTGCAACAGCAGCTCATATTTTAAATAGGTGTCCAATAAAGAGTGTTCGTGATAAAACACCAGAGGAAGCTTGGAGTGGAAAGTGGCCTTCCATCCATTATTTCAGAGTCTTTGGGTGTATTGCTTATGCCCACGTACCAGATCAATTAAGGAAGAATTTAGATGACAAAGGCGAGAAGTGTATCTTTATTGGCTATAGCACAGACTCAAAAGCATACAAGTTGTACAATCCAGAAACAAAGAAAGTGATCATCAGCAGAGACGTGACGTTTGACGAGAAAGCCATGTGGGACTGGAACACAAAGACAGAAAAGCAGTCGATTATAATTTCAAATACAtgtgatgataatgaagaaaGACAACCAGACACAACCGAACAACCAGAATCATCTAGAAGACCTCAAAGAGAGAGGAGACTACCAGCTAGATTAGCAGATTATGAGGTTGGCAATGACAACGATCCGTCTGATGAAGAAATCATAAATTTTGCTCTATTTTCAAATTGTGAGCCGTTAAACTTTGAAGAAGCCTCTAGAGATaacaattggaagaaagcaatgGATGAGGAGATTCATGCCATTGAAAAGAATGACACATGGGAGCTGACAGATTTACCAGCAGATAAGAAGCCGATTGGAGTAAAGTGGGTTTACAAGACTGAGTACAAACCTAGTGGTGAAGTTGATCGTTTCAAAGTAAGATTAGTTGCAAAAGGATACAAACAAAAATCAGGTATCGACTAATTTGAAGCATTTGCTCCTGTTGCTAGATTAGATACTATTCGTATGATTATTTCACTCTCGGCTCAAAATAAGTGGAAGAtatatcaaatggatgttaagtcTGCATTTCTAAATGGCACTTTAGAAGAAGAAGTGTATGTTGAGCAACCTGTAGGATATGAAGTTCTTGGAAAAGAAGATAAAGTTTATAAATTGAAGAAAGTTTTGTACGGATTAAAGCAAGCACCAAGAGCATGGTACAAGAAGATTGATTCTTATTTCATTGAGAATGGTTTCAGAAGATGTCCGTTTGAGCATACTCTTTATATCAAGTTCGTTGAAAATGGAGATATCTTGATCGTGTGTCTTTATGTTGATGATTTGATCTTTACtgggaacaatttgaagataatTGCAGAATTCAGGGAGGCTATGATAAAGCACTTTGAAATGACAGATATGGGCTTGATGTCTTACTTTCTTGGCATTGAAGTAGTTCAAAAAGATGGTGGAATTTTCATTTCTCAAAAGAAATATGCAAATGATATTTTGAAGAAATTTCAGATGGAGCACTCAAAACCAGTTTCTACTCCAGTCGAAGAGAAGTTCAAATTGTTGAGAGAAGATAAAGGAAGAGCAGTAAATCCCACATACTACAAAAGTTTGATTGGAAGTCTGAGATACTTGACTGCGACTAGACCAGATATTGTGTTTGGAGTTGGTTTGCTTAGCAGATTTATGGAGGAGCCTTGTATCAACCATTTGCAAGCGGCAAAGAGAATTCTTCGATATATCAAAGGTACTTTAAATGATAgaatttattatgagaatactAATGAAGTAAATCTTGTTGGCTACACTGATAGTGATTGGGCCGGAGATAtagaaacaagaaaaagtacTTCAGGGTTTGTATTTCATCTTGGTTCTGGTGCAATTTCATGGTCGTCAAAGAAACAACCAGTAGTAGCACTATCTACAGCAGAAGCAGAATATATAGCAGCAACAAGTTGTGCAACACAAGCAGTTTGGCTAAGAAGAATTCTTGAGAAATTGAACGAGAAAAAAAATACTCCAACAACAATATTTTGCGATAACAAGTCAGCTATTGCACTTTGCAAAAATCCAGTATTCCATGGAAGATCGAAGCATATTGATATTCGATTTCACAAAATCAGAGAGTTGGTGAATGAAAAAGAAGTTGTGATCGAGTACTGTCCAACTGAAGAACAAGTTGCAGATATCTTTACAAAGCCATTGAAGACTGAattattttacaaattgaagAAGATGCTTGGAATGATTAATTCTGCAAGTTTGATTTAAGGGAGGCAATGTTAATTCATTATAAATCAACTTGCATCACTAGAATTTTCATGAAGAGTTTTTGAAGTCAAAATGGTCAAAGAAGAAGCAAAGTTTGAGTTGAATACAATAATCATCAATTGGCTAGATATTGCTAGAAGCTAATGTTGGAAGCTTAAAGATTTTTTAAGAACATTCAAGAGAGTAGTATAACTACAACATTCTACAACATTGAAGAagttcaaaatcaaattgaattggaattgaatggaagttGCACTCATCACCTCCATACTAGAAGAATCGTGAAGTGCATTGGAAGCTTCAAGATTGATGACTAAGCTTAATAAAGAATTTTCAAGATGTGCTAGAAATTACAAGAAGATTACTTATTTGAATAGTCAAAGTAAGAAGCAAAGTTGGATAAGTATATGTATCAAGAAGCtagtagaataaaaaatttttagcaTAAAACtttgcctatataaaggcacATATGCCTTATGTATTTTGTATGTTCcataaaatgaaaaagatatgattatgTGAAGTCCTTCTTGTTCTATTATTTCATATGAGTATTGGTGAGTTTGAgagatgaaaaatatgataGCGTCGTTTATATGAGTGAGTGATCCTAGGACCAATAAAGTGTGGGTATTTTACTTACAAACAAGATAAACTGAAAGATAGTGGAGAGGtcgaagaagagaagaagacaGCAGAGAGATCGAAGAAGAGAAGACAATAATTTGGAAATTAGAGTTTTATAATTGAAAATAGACTAATTTGAATATTATTAAGCAATTTCAAGTACCAATttgaatcaaattcaaatttggtACACATCAGTATACAGCCGAAATGCCACATCATTAACATTTAGATGACATTTCTGTAAGGGACTAACGGAGATGCACTTTTTCGAATTTCAGGGATTTAATTGGTCATTTTAAAAACTCGAAGACTAAATTGAATAGCGATTTGAAATTTAGGGACCATtttggacatttcctcaatatttctttttcaaaattagctGCTATAAAAGATCTTAAATTTCATATATTCTACATTACACCAAGGCTATTAATAGCCATCAGTTTTCCATGGGGTATTTCTAACTACAATGTTAAAGAAAACTAAACTATAGAAAGGGATAAAAGCACATTCGTAGTAAGAGAATTTGTCTATTGAGTAGTTCAATTATTGGACGACTTGTGCTCCAACAATTCAGTCTTGTATCTTTCCTTATCTCTCAGCCCTTTCTCCTGATAAACCTGCATGACATTTTACAAAAAGTCATATGAGAAAGTCTTGGTGATAATTGCAACTTCTAGCTTCGACACATTTCTTGAGATTAGAATGTTTATTCCACAAAACACACATGCTTATAGGCGAACATTACAGTACTACTTTCAATTCACAAACTTTCACAGAAGTATATGTATAAAAATTTCAAGCACCAAGCCTTTATGCAAATGCAAAACTGAGCATCAGTACCTGTCTTTCTGCTTCTGTTAGATTGTTCCATAGAAACCCAATCCTCTTACTAATCGCTCTCTCTTCACCATGGAATAAGGGCCTCAACCTGGCATAATTCTCAGCAAAGAAGAAATTGTAGCCACTCTTGTTTGACTTCGGCCGTGATGGATCGCCTAATGCCAATCTAGATTTCTTTCTATTCCGTGAACCATGGACACCAACAGTATTAGAACTCTGGGACAAACTGATGGGAACATGGTATAGAATACCTTTCACCTGTTCAGAACCCAGATTCACTGTAACTATATAACCACCATCAAACTTCCCATCAATTGTTCCAGGCACCACAGAACCAAGCTGCTGTGTTTTTCCGGCTGCATATAAGAAAGACAATGCTTAGCTGTTATCACATAATCAAAGCATATTGCTTTAGTAGGAAGACACAGACTCTACTTTACATCCACCACTGCTGTTATTCCAAGAAGCATGAGAAGTGAGCAAAAGCAGACAGAGATACAAGTGTGCATATGAAGCAACCAAAGCAGCAAACAAATCAGATCTAAATGCTCCATTCACTAATCCTGAACATGCAAAGCATTCAAAGCAGTACCTTCACCAAAGGGTGTGGAGCTATCAACGAGACTCCTATTTGCAGGATCTGGATATACCGTATAAGAAATAACTTATGCGTCAAAAAAGGAAAAGATCACAAGCATAATTAGATGGGGGAAAGAGAGAACTTTTTTTGTTTCACCAGGTGTTGAGGAAGGAGGGACTTGTTTCCGAAAGTAATACGCTTGCTCAAAGTGATAAAGCAATGATAGATAGTATCTGCGCACCATAAATGATGCGCTTGTAATAGTCTCTCGAAACTTGAAGCCCACAATCACATCCTTCCATTTGCGTTCTACAATTACCTACATGTACTTCAGAAAAAAACTTAGGAGGAATTACTTTAGAAAAGTCTTACAAAAGGGAGAAATGAGAAATCAATATAAAAAAGATTTCAAGATACTGAGCAGAATCATAGATAAATTGCAATCATAAAATCTTTGCCATCAGCAGAAAAGATCCGGTGAAAACATGGAAGTCATTTACCGTGAAATTAAAGGAACTCTGAATTTTAGCAATTAGCAGAGAATAGAGATATCAAATGCATACCTTTTCAATACCACCACGAGATGTTACTTCCACGAAAAGGCGATATAGATCTAGTGGCCTTCCTCCTATGGTGGGAAccctaaaccaacaaaaaggGGGGAAATTTGTCAATTTCGTCTAACTAATTTTTGCCATCATGTACACTACTGCACTTTCATAGCATAATCCAACTCCATTATCATGTTTTAAATTTGGCTACCACGGGCAATTTTTCTCTCAGGGCACACCAGAAAACAATCAAAGATGACAAATTTCCATAAACTTaaaatagaaagagaaaaattagaaacaaaaggaaaaaaggaagaCGTACTTAAATTTAGTGCCGAATGATTTATGAAAAGATTCAAGCTTATCCCAAAAGAGGTTGGAATCACGGGCAAGGTCGTCGTACAAAGCTGTTGGTGTTGGATAAGCTTTGGTGGCTGCGTCGGAGGATTTCTCATTTCCGTTTGGTGTGTCTCTCTCACTCTCTTGCTGGCACCAATCGGTGGAACCTTGAGCTGAACTAGTTGTCATTTTTTTGTCTTCGCTAAAATAACTAAAAGTAAAAACACCCTATTTCATAGATTGCTTTAGCTTACTCTACAAACCTTAAGtactatatattatatttttcatataatatACCGCATGTCATTCTAACTTATTGATATTTTGATATCAAGCGTATTCTTGTCAATTACAGTGCATATAAAAACGttcttatattttaataatttataattgggttttcatatttttaaaaaaattgtagttatttttttatggttaaaaaagtaaatattttaGGTGTATTCTTGTAGAAACGTaattgaaaataattataaaCCGTAAAGTTTAAGAACCTGAATAGTAGTAGTGTGCAAGCTTTTGATCTTAATTGAATTTGATACCAATTTAGTGGTAGGGGTGGAAAACGATTGTACTAATATGCAGAACAACCATTAAAGACTAAGTGCCAATTAAGtgccttttctttttgttaCGAACTTGAAAGCAGTTTcagaaaggaaaaaaatggcATTCTGAAGGGCAAATTAGGGAACTTAATTAAGATTGGCCAATAGAATTATTTGATTCCCTTTATTAAGAATAAAAGACATAACagaataaattttatttgtaatcCTTTTAGATCAACTATTTTATTTGTAAACCTCCGTAAATGGAAATATATGAATCGAATCTATAATCATGAtcaataaaacaaaaggaaactTCCTTCTTTTGGTTCCAGATTGAATATTAAACAttagccaaaaaaaaaaaaaaaaactaaaccaTGATTACACTAACGCTAAGCTAGGGTGAATATCTGCTTAAGGCGTATAATGTAGTCTTGTCTTTGTAGGTTTTGCAAATTGAGCAACGAATCTGCTTGAACGATATGGAGACACAAACGCACACGTGCATGAATGATTGATGGTGCGTGGAATAGTAGTTATACATGGGAAAGCAAGGTAAATAAGCTAGCAGTTGATAATGAAGAAGTAGAAAGATATACATAGATGAGTAGGAGATGAGAGAGAATATAAATAAGAAATGGATGTATTTGACTCATTGAGGAAAGAAACTAGGATCATAGCCATTGCTGGAGGTGGCCAAGATGTAGTAAGCAACGATGTGGCCGAGGGATCCCCAAGCCAATACATCAACAAGGTTGAATCCCACAGGATCGTTGGATTTGAGGATGCTGACGTACTCCTTGGCACGCGAGTCACCAGCCTCGAAGTGCGTGATCCCGTTCTGCTCCGGCAATCCTTGCTTGGCCACGTTCTCCCTCTGGAAGTTGAAGAACACGAACCTCCCCAAGAACAGCGACAGCCCAGTGCTCAGGCTTATCACCAGAGCTGGGCTCAGCTCAGCTCTCACGCCGCCACGTGGAGGAACCACCCTTCTCACGCCGCTGCTGCTTGACAAGCTCCTTCTAATTGTGAGCTGCCTCAGACCCTGGAAGCACACGCTTGATGGCTTCTGGTGGATGGTGGGCGATGATAAGGCACGATGATGGGTACTTGATATCATCATGGATGATGCTGAGGCTGccattttctgcttgctttGCTTTCGCCTTTCTCAGAGTTGAGTTGATGATATAGAGTGGTTGTGGAAgccaaagataaagatagatgCTTTCTCATTCTCCACCATGGAATCCGGATTTGCCTATGACTTGCCTTACTTCTATTGGCTCATTTTGGATCACATCTTGTTTCTTTTACATCTTATTATTTACAAAACAATAATTCACTCAATAACTTCTTCTATGgataaattagaatttaattttgatttatattcagttttttatataattaatataaaaaataattattttaataatataatattatataattaaatacacatataaaattattttatattaaaagtatattaaaattaaattttaaaaattattcaatCATATTATACAAAATATACAGGGGCGAAGCTAGGTGGTGGGAAAGGGGGGCGATGGccccctaattttaattttttacatgtaaattatatgtaaattttagtttagcccccctttaaaattttattttagtcttaaTTTATTGGATAAATATTTTTGGCCCCCCTCTAATATTTTATCTAGCTCCGCCCctgaaaatatataataaaaaattttatatattgataTGTTTTTAGTgataaagttattttttattcttcctTCTTTGAAGGGGCCGGGTGAAAATTTGacatttaatatttaaaattattttatgttactaatataatcatattatacaaaatatatagtgaaaattttatatattgataTGCTTTAGTGAtagagttattttttatttttcattttttggaGGTTTAAAAATTTAAGGTTTAGTCGATAAAATTAACTTACGAagaatatcaaaatttaatatttaaaataaaaaataaaaaatattatttgacattaaaatttattatcaaaattaattatcatatatttttatacagatatatataatttaatttatttttatattttaatatatattatatattgataAGTAATTTTGCTATATAcgtaattgataattgatatagAATAAGTTAAAATTTACAACCAAAAGTCAATTGCTGACAAACTCTTTCAAAAGCtcgaatataaaataaataaatgaatccACAAGAAGTCAACAAGTGAACAGATgtcattttaaaaatcaataaatagagaaaaaagTAAATGAAGAGGGTAAAAAGGTAACGAATGAATGGAGCGTGATAATTAGCGATGCAAGTATTGGAAAAGTAGAATTAGTTGTGGTTCTAGATAGATCCATTAACCAACTAGGAAGCAAAGTGGGAGTTCCCACGGTCTCAACAGTCAACAGTGAGCAgcgatttgattagatattaattaattaaatgaaAATGAAGAGGATGAAATAGAATATGAGGAGGTGTGATTATCTTGCTGTAACAGCAACAACTGCAATCGAGAGAGGGGCATGTCGATGGTGTTGAGGAGGGTGTGGGAACTGGTGTCAAGCACGTCGAGAGGGAACGTGGATGGGAGCGGAGCAGAGGCGTGTTCCCGATCCGATTTGGGAGAGCTGGAGCAGCTGCCGGGAGACATATTGTTGCAAATCCTGAGGGAGTTGGGGCCCAAGGATGCAGCCAAGATGAGCTGCGTATGCAAGTCTCTCAGATGCCTCGTTTTCGACAATCGTTTGTGGGTTCACTTCCTTCAGACCCATCACCCCGACCCTTCTTCCGACTCTCTCTTCTTTGCTGAGGCCACCTTGAGCTATGGCTACCCTCTCCCTCTTCCGTCAGTATTATTCCACTTTCattctttcaattttcattCCTTCTTTCCTGCTTTCTCATTATTCAATTCAATTACAGACCCTTCCATGCCCGCACCCCCCAGCTCTCCTTCAAGCATATTTATGGCCAACGAGCACGCGTTCCTGGTTCCGTTATCATTGATGGTTAGTCTTCCACTCCACAACTTGCCGCTCTCATCTCACCTTCTCACTTTTCTTAATTCCAATCTCCATTATTCTCTAGGCGGTTCTGGCTATTGCAAATTCGGTTGGAGCAAATATGCCTGTCCATCCGGCCGATCAGCAACGTTTTTGGTAATCATTTTGTTCGATCTGTTTCATTAGCCTACAAAATATTCATGGAAATCATACCAGCTCCTTTATGCGGAGTCCCCCTTTCCCTCCTTTCTCATGTTTTTGAGATGCAGGAATTCGGTAACATCGAGTCTCCAATGTATACTAGACTACGACATTTTTTTGCAACTATATATAACAGGTATACACATTCTGATCATCAATTGCACATGAGTTAAGGGCACTGGGCTATTCTTTTGCAATCATTGCTTAATCTTGGGGCTAGAGAAATATTGTTACTTTGGTTTCATGTGTTATATATTGCTTTCTTTCTCTGCACTCTGCAGGATGCAGGTGAAACCAAATACACAACCTGTTATTGTTTCCGTACCAATATGTCATTATGATGGTCAGTTACATTTTATGACTTACATTCGCTAGTGATtgtaaaaaggaaaaaaaaaaaaataaacagaagAGTGCACTGACTTCTATAatgtaatataaattatataacttcgtagaattttttttttcttctaaatacATGATTCTCCAACTGTATAATGTTAATCTGTTCCCTCATTCCAGATACTGAATCAGCTAAAGCATCAAGACGGCAGCTTAAAGAAGCAATCTATGCTGCCCTGTTTGACATGAATGTTCCCGCTGTTTGTGCTGTCAACCAGgtaaatgaaaataaaagaccCAAGTTCCAGTTACAACTTACTGTAATGGTGAGATTACATTCAAATATGCTTGCGCATGAGTTATGAGTATGATATCCCTTTTCTGTAACCTCTTTCATGGTTTATATGTAACTGTGTTTGTTCTCTCAAGATCTCACGTATATCACTAATGTCCAGCTATCCCCAAAGCCTAAATTTTGAATTGTATACTCGTCGATAATTTTTATATCTAAATGGCCTCTCATGCAAGAGCCCTTTGGGCTTGAAATGTAAACAATGCATGGGCACGGGCACATGCCTAAATTCAAGCTGGTTCTTCAGTTGAAGTTTCTAGAAGGTGAGAGTGGCAGAATTCATGCTCAAGCACAATAGAATTATTACTCTTAGATTGCTCAGTCTGAGGCTCTAGACTTAGAGGCAGAAATCTTGTTTACAACTAATCAATTATCATTATGCATAATATGAATATAGTCGTCCACGGAATTTTGCAAAATATAGCATTGtttcttctgttctttattgTCAATGTTATTTCcatatttacttattttctattttgtaAAATGTAGGCAACTCTAGCTCTGTTTGCTGCAAAACGTACTTCTGGAATAGCTGTTAATATAGGTTTTCAAGTCACATCTGTAGTTCCAAGTATGCTCTAGTTTTCTTCTTgctctttctattttctctcAATAGAATTCGCAATTTTTGCTTTTCTTGTGTGATTTACCACCAGTTGTTATCCAAGATGGGAACAGTTATACTCAATGCTAAACATCTCTGTTTCAATGTACAATATTTTTTTGACTTTGTATGGCAGAACCCAAtgacttttcttcttcttcattggTGTGACTCCggcctttttattttctttctgcaGTTTTTAATGGTAAAGTGATGCGCAGTGTGGGCGTGGAAGTTGTGGGACTGGGAGCACTAAAACTTACAGGATTTCTGAGGGAGAAGATGCAACTCAACAACCTAAATTTTCAGTCTTTATACACTGTCCGCACATTGAAAGAGGTACGCGTATTGTGCttcatattcttttttttttttaattattgttgaatGGTGATGGGAGTGTTTGGCATTGAGTTTTTAGATCTATTTTTTCTCCTTAAAATTCTTCTCACTGAAGTTGTTGGGTGTTTGTTGGTTACCGAGCAACAGAAGCTGTGCTATGTTACTCTTGATTATGAAGCTGAGCTATCAAAAGATACACAAGCATCATTTGAAGCTGTTGGAGAAGGACGGTTTACACTTTCAAAAGAGCGGTTTCAAACTGGAGAGATTTTATTCCAGCCTCATCTTGCTGGAGTGTAAGTTCTTGTAATGCT
The genomic region above belongs to Arachis stenosperma cultivar V10309 chromosome 5, arast.V10309.gnm1.PFL2, whole genome shotgun sequence and contains:
- the LOC130980249 gene encoding high mobility group B protein 10 — protein: MTTSSAQGSTDWCQQESERDTPNGNEKSSDAATKAYPTPTALYDDLARDSNLFWDKLESFHKSFGTKFKVPTIGGRPLDLYRLFVEVTSRGGIEKVIVERKWKDVIVGFKFRETITSASFMVRRYYLSLLYHFEQAYYFRKQVPPSSTPDPANRSLVDSSTPFGEAGKTQQLGSVVPGTIDGKFDGGYIVTVNLGSEQVKGILYHVPISLSQSSNTVGVHGSRNRKKSRLALGDPSRPKSNKSGYNFFFAENYARLRPLFHGEERAISKRIGFLWNNLTEAERQVYQEKGLRDKERYKTELLEHKSSNN
- the LOC130980250 gene encoding photosystem I reaction center subunit V, chloroplastic, which produces MAASASSMMISSTHHRALSSPTIHQKPSSVCFQGLRQLTIRRSLSSSSGVRRVVPPRGGVRAELSPALVISLSTGLSLFLGRFVFFNFQRENVAKQGLPEQNGITHFEAGDSRAKEYVSILKSNDPVGFNLVDVLAWGSLGHIVAYYILATSSNGYDPSFFPQ
- the LOC130983036 gene encoding actin-related protein 8, producing MSMVLRRVWELVSSTSRGNVDGSGAEACSRSDLGELEQLPGDILLQILRELGPKDAAKMSCVCKSLRCLVFDNRLWVHFLQTHHPDPSSDSLFFAEATLSYGYPLPLPPFHARTPQLSFKHIYGQRARVPGSVIIDGGSGYCKFGWSKYACPSGRSATFLEFGNIESPMYTRLRHFFATIYNRMQVKPNTQPVIVSVPICHYDDTESAKASRRQLKEAIYAALFDMNVPAVCAVNQATLALFAAKRTSGIAVNIGFQVTSVVPIFNGKVMRSVGVEVVGLGALKLTGFLREKMQLNNLNFQSLYTVRTLKEKLCYVTLDYEAELSKDTQASFEAVGEGRFTLSKERFQTGEILFQPHLAGVQAMGLHQAIALCMEHCHSAELAGDSDWYKTVVLSGGSACLPGLAERLEKELKALLPPYISNGTRVIPPPYGADTPWFGAKIIGNLSTFPGPWCVTKKQFRQKPRLNLIW